One genomic window of Fimbriimonadia bacterium includes the following:
- a CDS encoding HDIG domain-containing protein, whose amino-acid sequence MKTRQEAWDLMCRHTETESLRKHMLAVEACMRHYAAKYGEDPEVWGIVGLLHDFDYEKHPTAEEHPLVGMSILKDEGWPPEIIRAIGSHAAERTGIQRESLMERCLFAVDELSGFILAVTYVRPSRSITEVEVSSVKKKMKDKSFAAAVSREEMLQGAEELGIPFEEHVQNCLDAMRGVAATLGIE is encoded by the coding sequence ATGAAGACGAGGCAAGAGGCCTGGGATCTGATGTGCCGCCACACCGAAACCGAGAGCCTGCGCAAGCACATGCTCGCGGTGGAGGCCTGCATGCGCCACTACGCCGCCAAGTACGGTGAGGACCCGGAGGTGTGGGGCATCGTCGGCCTGCTGCACGACTTCGATTACGAAAAGCACCCCACCGCCGAGGAACACCCTCTGGTCGGAATGAGCATCCTGAAGGACGAAGGCTGGCCGCCCGAGATCATCCGAGCCATCGGATCGCACGCCGCCGAGCGCACGGGAATCCAGCGCGAAAGCCTGATGGAACGCTGCCTGTTCGCCGTGGACGAGTTGTCGGGGTTCATCTTGGCGGTCACGTACGTGCGGCCCTCGCGCAGTATCACGGAAGTCGAAGTTTCCAGCGTCAAGAAGAAGATGAAGGACAAGAGCTTTGCGGCTGCTGTGAGCCGAGAGGAAATGTTGCAGGGGGCGGAGGAGCTGGGGATCCCCTTCGAAGAACACGTTCAGAACTGCTTGGACGCGATGCGCGGCGTAGCGGCGACGCTGGGGATCGAGTAG
- a CDS encoding competence/damage-inducible protein A, which translates to MNAEIVSVGTELLLGQIVDAHAPVLGRRLAEIGVGCTHRQTVGDNLQRVTDALRLARSRADVVITIGGLGPTEDDLTREGIAAAFGAPLVHDPTIEQGLRTLFEARGLRWVDSQLRQAMKPEGAEAIPNPNGTAPGLWLEREGKIAIAMPGPRGEFGPMLENHVLPRLSRLSAGVRIVSRVVRVVGIGESVVEEMVRPLLKSENPTIAPLAHLGEVHLRITARSNDSEEIERLLDHAEHELRAILGDAVYGVDETTLQEAVIGILRERNETLACAESCTGGGLGAAITEVPGSSDVFLGGFITYSNDLKQKLLGAPEEVLQRHGAVSEECARAMASGARAATGATWALSITGIAGPTGGTDEKPVGLVFIGIAGPVGVDVVRHRFLGGREDVRRRSRQAALTLLRAKLLEAR; encoded by the coding sequence ATGAATGCCGAAATCGTGTCGGTCGGCACGGAGCTATTGCTCGGGCAGATCGTGGATGCGCATGCGCCGGTACTCGGTCGGAGGCTGGCCGAGATCGGCGTCGGATGTACGCACCGGCAGACCGTCGGTGATAATTTGCAGCGGGTAACCGATGCGCTTCGGCTTGCGCGTTCGAGGGCAGACGTCGTTATCACTATTGGAGGACTTGGGCCGACCGAAGACGATCTGACCCGCGAGGGTATCGCAGCGGCGTTCGGCGCGCCGCTCGTGCACGACCCGACTATCGAGCAGGGGCTCCGCACTTTGTTCGAAGCTCGAGGGCTGCGATGGGTGGACTCGCAGCTTCGTCAAGCGATGAAGCCGGAGGGCGCAGAGGCGATCCCCAACCCCAATGGCACCGCCCCCGGCCTGTGGCTGGAGCGCGAGGGCAAGATCGCCATCGCGATGCCCGGGCCGCGCGGCGAGTTCGGCCCGATGCTGGAGAACCACGTGCTGCCTCGGCTCAGCCGTCTGAGCGCTGGGGTGCGCATCGTGTCGCGTGTCGTGCGAGTCGTCGGCATCGGTGAGAGCGTCGTCGAGGAGATGGTGAGGCCGCTGCTGAAAAGCGAGAACCCTACGATCGCCCCCTTGGCCCACCTGGGTGAGGTGCATCTTCGCATCACTGCGCGAAGCAACGACTCCGAGGAGATTGAACGACTGCTGGACCACGCCGAGCACGAGCTGCGAGCGATCCTCGGCGATGCAGTGTACGGGGTGGACGAGACGACGCTGCAGGAAGCCGTGATTGGGATCCTGCGAGAACGCAACGAGACGCTTGCATGTGCCGAGAGCTGTACGGGCGGGGGTCTCGGAGCGGCCATCACCGAGGTCCCGGGAAGCAGCGACGTGTTCCTCGGTGGCTTCATCACTTACTCGAACGATCTCAAGCAGAAGCTGCTCGGGGCCCCGGAAGAGGTGTTGCAGCGACACGGTGCGGTGAGCGAGGAGTGTGCACGCGCGATGGCAAGTGGCGCGCGCGCTGCGACGGGCGCCACTTGGGCGCTTTCCATAACGGGGATCGCGGGGCCCACCGGCGGGACGGACGAGAAGCCGGTCGGTCTGGTGTTCATCGGCATCGCCGGGCCGGTGGGAGTAGACGTGGTGAGGCACCGTTTCCTCGGGGGACGGGAGGACGTGCGACGGCGGTCACGGCAGGCTGCACTAACCCTCTTGCGCGCCAAGCTGTTGGAGGCGCGATGA
- the thpR gene encoding RNA 2',3'-cyclic phosphodiesterase has protein sequence MRVFLALEMDREPREHLAKRVLELQSRISGGRVGWVVPENLHITLRFLGELSEDRVAEVRQAVESISYGACPFEPSRWGAFPDAKRPRVLWAGCSPEQEQQVAGLAEMVEFRLHSIGIHREPKPFRAHVTVGRVKEPVRGVAEAFEASPLRGIGLSSGESFVLMESRLGPGGSKYTALARFALGKE, from the coding sequence ATGAGGGTCTTTCTGGCGCTGGAGATGGACCGAGAGCCGAGGGAACATCTCGCCAAACGGGTGTTGGAGCTGCAGTCCCGCATCAGCGGGGGACGCGTCGGGTGGGTAGTGCCCGAGAACCTTCACATCACCCTGAGATTCTTGGGCGAGTTGAGCGAGGATCGGGTCGCAGAGGTGCGGCAGGCTGTGGAGAGCATTTCCTACGGAGCCTGCCCCTTCGAGCCGAGCCGTTGGGGCGCGTTCCCGGATGCCAAGCGTCCGCGAGTGCTGTGGGCTGGCTGTTCGCCGGAGCAGGAGCAGCAGGTCGCCGGACTTGCAGAAATGGTAGAATTTCGTCTACACTCGATTGGCATCCATAGGGAGCCCAAGCCTTTCCGCGCGCACGTCACCGTGGGACGGGTGAAGGAGCCGGTACGGGGAGTTGCCGAAGCCTTCGAGGCGAGTCCGTTGCGCGGCATCGGGCTTTCTTCGGGCGAGAGCTTCGTGCTGATGGAAAGTCGGTTGGGCCCGGGCGGATCGAAGTACACGGCGCTGGCGCGCTTCGCGCTGGGAAAGGAATGA
- the recA gene encoding recombinase RecA has product MTDELSKEKARALEVALSQIEKNFGRGAVMQLGQGKLPEVSAISTGSLSVDLAIGVGGVPRGRITELYGTESSGKTTLALHIVAEAQKAGGLALFVDAEHALDVEYARRLGVDVESLYIAQPATGEEALEIMDAVVRSGAVDVVVLDSVAALVPKAEIEGEMGDTFVGVQARLMSQALRKLGGSVHKSNTAAIFINQLREKIGVMYGNPEITPGGRALKFWASVRLEVRRGEMLKRGTDQYGARTKIKVVKNKVAPPFRTAEVDMIFGQGISRTGDIIDVGLATGVISKTGTYYNFGDLRLGQGRDNARAFLDNNPQLADEIDAAVRAKMKEGASLPAERTAVVEIE; this is encoded by the coding sequence ATGACCGATGAGCTAAGCAAGGAGAAGGCACGCGCGCTCGAAGTTGCGCTGTCGCAGATCGAGAAGAACTTCGGTCGCGGCGCCGTGATGCAGCTCGGACAAGGAAAACTGCCGGAGGTGTCGGCCATCTCCACTGGGTCGCTCTCGGTGGACCTGGCGATCGGAGTCGGCGGCGTGCCGCGCGGGCGCATCACCGAGCTGTACGGAACGGAGAGTTCGGGCAAGACCACCCTCGCACTGCACATCGTGGCAGAAGCGCAGAAGGCCGGCGGATTGGCGCTCTTCGTGGACGCCGAACACGCACTGGACGTGGAATACGCGCGCAGGCTGGGCGTAGACGTAGAGAGCCTCTACATTGCACAACCCGCGACGGGTGAAGAGGCCCTGGAGATTATGGATGCGGTGGTGCGCAGCGGTGCGGTGGACGTTGTCGTTTTGGACTCCGTTGCCGCCCTGGTGCCCAAAGCGGAGATTGAGGGGGAGATGGGCGACACGTTCGTCGGCGTGCAGGCGCGTTTGATGTCTCAGGCGCTCCGCAAGTTGGGCGGCAGCGTTCATAAGTCGAACACCGCAGCGATTTTCATCAACCAGCTCCGCGAGAAGATCGGCGTAATGTACGGCAACCCCGAGATAACGCCGGGAGGGAGGGCGCTGAAGTTCTGGGCCTCGGTTCGCCTGGAGGTGCGACGCGGCGAGATGCTGAAGCGCGGAACCGATCAGTACGGAGCGCGGACCAAAATCAAGGTCGTGAAGAACAAAGTTGCGCCTCCGTTTCGCACGGCGGAGGTGGACATGATCTTCGGCCAGGGCATCTCGCGCACTGGGGACATCATTGACGTAGGCCTCGCAACGGGCGTGATCAGCAAGACCGGCACCTACTACAACTTCGGGGATCTGCGACTCGGCCAGGGGCGCGACAACGCGAGGGCGTTCCTCGACAACAACCCGCAGTTGGCCGACGAGATCGACGCGGCAGTGCGCGCGAAGATGAAGGAAGGCGCGAGCCTGCCCGCAGAGCGCACCGCGGTGGTCGAGATTGAATGA
- a CDS encoding RecX family transcriptional regulator, producing the protein MSESEAADEAYKEAMSRAGRLLLRGPYSKSALVARLAAEGCDHAAAAKAVASLAESGFVNESRDIENLIGDGLRRGYGSLRIRIRLEQAGYSESAIDRAIQRELSPEKEVATAVAWLTHKFRSTGKRDLPRAFAALARRGFPEDVARDAAERVFGEEQ; encoded by the coding sequence ATGAGCGAGTCCGAGGCGGCTGACGAAGCATACAAAGAGGCGATGAGTCGGGCAGGTCGCCTGTTGCTGCGGGGGCCGTACTCCAAGTCGGCGCTCGTCGCGCGCCTGGCGGCGGAGGGCTGCGACCATGCGGCTGCGGCGAAGGCGGTGGCCAGCCTCGCCGAAAGTGGCTTCGTGAACGAAAGTCGGGATATCGAGAATTTGATTGGCGACGGCTTACGGCGGGGCTACGGCAGTCTCCGCATCCGCATCCGGCTGGAGCAGGCAGGCTACTCGGAAAGCGCGATCGATCGCGCGATCCAACGGGAACTGTCACCAGAGAAAGAGGTGGCTACTGCAGTTGCCTGGCTGACGCACAAATTCCGTTCTACTGGGAAGCGCGACTTGCCCCGGGCATTCGCCGCGCTGGCGCGACGGGGTTTTCCGGAAGACGTGGCGCGGGATGCGGCGGAGCGCGTGTTCGGGGAGGAGCAGTAG
- a CDS encoding TIGR00282 family metallophosphoesterase, with the protein MRVLFFGDIVGRPGRRGVASVIRDWTERFRPDIVIANGENAAGGIGITASIARDIFGLGIRVMTLGNHAWQKREVYDYLDSEPCILRPANMPPGVPGRGMGEYPAGRQPLAVLNLCGRVFVGDYDDPFRCVDSLLQQVSARCVLVDFHAETSSEKQAFGWYVDGRVSAVVGTHTHVQTADERVLPGGTAYITDVGMCGPQDSVIGMDKDTVLRKFTTQMPARFEVANSEPVVCAVVLEIEDETGRASSIERLQWRG; encoded by the coding sequence TTGCGCGTTCTGTTCTTCGGAGACATCGTGGGCAGACCGGGGCGGCGTGGCGTCGCCTCGGTGATTCGCGATTGGACTGAACGCTTCCGGCCCGACATCGTGATAGCGAACGGGGAAAACGCAGCCGGTGGGATCGGAATCACGGCATCCATCGCACGCGACATCTTCGGGCTAGGAATCCGCGTGATGACCCTCGGCAACCATGCGTGGCAAAAGCGCGAAGTCTACGATTACCTGGACAGCGAGCCCTGCATTCTCCGCCCCGCCAACATGCCACCGGGCGTTCCCGGTCGAGGGATGGGGGAGTATCCGGCGGGTAGGCAACCGTTAGCCGTCCTCAACCTGTGCGGGCGCGTGTTCGTCGGGGACTACGACGATCCGTTCCGGTGTGTGGACAGCCTGCTTCAGCAAGTGAGCGCCCGATGCGTGCTGGTGGACTTCCACGCAGAGACTTCCTCCGAGAAGCAGGCCTTCGGCTGGTACGTAGACGGCCGCGTGTCCGCCGTCGTGGGCACGCACACGCACGTGCAGACCGCCGATGAGCGAGTATTGCCGGGAGGGACGGCCTACATCACCGATGTGGGGATGTGCGGCCCGCAGGATTCCGTAATAGGGATGGACAAAGACACCGTGTTGCGCAAGTTCACTACGCAGATGCCCGCTCGCTTCGAGGTGGCTAACTCGGAACCGGTGGTGTGCGCGGTCGTCTTGGAGATCGAAGACGAGACCGGTAGGGCATCGAGCATCGAAAGGCTTCAGTGGAGGGGCTGA
- a CDS encoding orotate phosphoribosyltransferase: MDVLEELRKAGAVLHGHFELSSGLHSEVYFEKFRLLEQPEVLRPLCRQLVQPFLDLGIEFVVGPTIGGALVAYEAAAALGVQARYLERTGAGGRELRRGAVIPDGARALLVDDVLTTGLSLQECLPILAHARLMGIAVLLSRTEHPVDLPARLHALATLQAPSYAPSECPMCREGVPITKPGSRGGPTS; the protein is encoded by the coding sequence ATGGACGTACTGGAAGAACTGAGGAAAGCTGGAGCTGTGCTGCACGGGCACTTCGAGCTTTCCTCCGGCCTGCACAGCGAGGTGTACTTCGAGAAGTTCCGCCTGCTGGAGCAGCCCGAGGTGCTGCGCCCGCTCTGCCGTCAGCTCGTGCAGCCGTTTCTCGATCTCGGGATCGAGTTCGTCGTGGGGCCGACCATCGGCGGGGCGCTGGTGGCTTACGAAGCTGCTGCGGCCCTGGGCGTGCAGGCAAGATACCTCGAGCGAACCGGTGCCGGCGGAAGGGAGTTGCGGCGCGGTGCGGTGATCCCAGATGGAGCGCGAGCCCTTCTGGTGGACGACGTGCTTACCACTGGCCTGTCGCTGCAGGAGTGCCTGCCCATACTCGCTCACGCCAGGCTGATGGGGATCGCCGTGCTGCTCTCGCGCACCGAGCATCCGGTGGATCTCCCGGCGCGGTTGCACGCGCTGGCCACCCTGCAAGCTCCCAGCTACGCTCCCAGCGAATGCCCCATGTGCCGCGAGGGAGTGCCGATCACCAAGCCGGGTAGCCGCGGCGGACCTACGAGCTAG
- the rfbD gene encoding dTDP-4-dehydrorhamnose reductase, producing the protein MRLLITGAAGMLGSELAALAPDALATNKADLDILDADAVSAALHNHRPEWVVNCAAFTRVDECEGNREAFRLNAEGPEVLARCCRGSGARLLHVSTDYVFDGEKDAPYTEEDEPKPLNDYGRGKLEGERRAMHAYPEGATIVRTAWMFGAKGPCFPKTILNAARLGGPLRVVADQTGSPTSASDLAEAILRFLALGPPPGLFHIVNSGSATWHEVAVATLSAAGIQAEVEAIATADWPTPARRPRYSVLDCSKVHRLGLPPLRHWGEALAEFVQSLPPASS; encoded by the coding sequence GTGAGGCTCCTGATCACCGGCGCAGCGGGGATGCTGGGTTCCGAGTTGGCCGCACTCGCTCCAGATGCCCTCGCCACGAACAAGGCCGACCTGGACATCCTAGACGCGGATGCCGTGTCGGCAGCGCTCCACAACCATCGCCCCGAGTGGGTCGTCAACTGCGCCGCATTCACCCGCGTGGACGAATGCGAGGGAAACCGTGAGGCGTTCCGATTGAACGCGGAGGGCCCCGAAGTGCTGGCACGCTGCTGCCGGGGATCGGGCGCCCGGTTACTTCACGTCAGCACCGACTACGTGTTCGACGGGGAGAAGGACGCCCCGTACACCGAAGAAGACGAACCGAAGCCCCTCAACGACTACGGACGAGGCAAGCTGGAAGGCGAGCGCCGGGCAATGCACGCCTACCCCGAAGGCGCGACCATCGTAAGAACGGCGTGGATGTTCGGAGCCAAAGGTCCGTGCTTTCCAAAGACCATCCTGAACGCCGCCCGCCTGGGAGGGCCGCTGCGCGTAGTGGCCGACCAGACCGGCTCTCCCACCTCTGCATCGGACCTGGCAGAGGCAATCTTGCGCTTTCTCGCTCTCGGGCCGCCGCCCGGTCTGTTCCACATCGTGAACTCGGGTTCCGCCACGTGGCACGAGGTCGCGGTAGCCACGCTCTCTGCAGCGGGCATTCAAGCCGAGGTGGAGGCCATCGCAACGGCAGATTGGCCGACTCCCGCCCGTCGCCCTCGCTACAGTGTGCTGGATTGCAGCAAGGTGCATCGCCTGGGCCTTCCCCCTCTACGCCACTGGGGCGAGGCACTCGCGGAGTTCGTGCAGAGCCTACCGCCCGCTAGCTCGTAG
- a CDS encoding O-acetyl-ADP-ribose deacetylase — MARVRIVSADITTLQVDAIVNAANSSLLGGGGVDGAIHRAAGPELLTECSRLGGCETGDAKITSGYRLPARFVIHAVGPVWKGGGQGEDDLLASCYRRSLELAVEAGARTVAFPSISTGAYGFPRDRAARIAYRTVTAFLQEHPEIEEVLLVCFGESAKKAYERAVEDLR, encoded by the coding sequence ATGGCACGTGTGCGCATCGTCTCGGCCGACATCACCACGCTGCAGGTTGACGCTATCGTCAACGCCGCCAACTCGTCGCTGCTGGGCGGAGGAGGCGTGGACGGTGCCATCCATCGCGCCGCTGGGCCCGAGCTGCTGACCGAGTGCTCCCGACTCGGAGGCTGCGAGACGGGGGACGCCAAGATAACGAGCGGCTACCGGCTGCCGGCGCGCTTCGTGATTCACGCGGTCGGTCCCGTGTGGAAGGGGGGAGGCCAAGGCGAGGACGATCTTTTGGCATCCTGCTATCGCCGCTCGCTGGAATTGGCGGTCGAGGCCGGAGCCCGTACCGTGGCGTTTCCCTCTATTAGCACCGGCGCGTACGGCTTCCCGCGTGACCGCGCGGCCCGAATCGCCTATCGCACCGTCACCGCCTTCCTGCAAGAGCATCCGGAGATCGAAGAGGTACTGCTGGTTTGCTTCGGTGAGAGCGCGAAGAAAGCATACGAGAGAGCCGTGGAGGACCTCCGGTGA
- a CDS encoding ABC transporter ATP-binding protein translates to MLRAESLACGYAKRQVVADVGLELRPGELLSLIGPNGVGKSTLLRTLTGYLPALSGRVMLDGRSIHAMSAAERGRLIAYVPQSEPPVFDFTVREVVRMGRTPHGDEEHAGPIVDAALDALDLIALRDRPVTQLSGGELQRTLIARALAQDTPLMLLDEPTAHLDLGYQARAMSLLRTLCERSKRPVGVLCVLQDLNLASEFSDRVALLVPSGSLVVGSPEDILSAQRLRDLYGPAVTLLERPGARPVVAISRHATGVGG, encoded by the coding sequence ATGCTCCGTGCAGAGTCGCTGGCGTGCGGATACGCGAAGCGTCAAGTTGTCGCCGACGTCGGCCTGGAGCTACGACCTGGCGAGTTGCTTTCGCTGATCGGGCCGAATGGCGTGGGCAAGTCCACGCTGCTTCGCACCCTCACCGGCTATCTGCCTGCGCTGTCGGGTCGGGTGATGCTAGACGGCCGCTCCATCCACGCGATGAGCGCTGCGGAGAGGGGGCGTCTGATCGCCTACGTCCCCCAGAGCGAGCCCCCCGTGTTCGACTTTACCGTGCGCGAGGTGGTGCGGATGGGCCGAACGCCGCACGGTGATGAGGAACACGCCGGCCCCATCGTGGACGCCGCTCTGGACGCCCTCGACCTTATCGCTCTTAGAGATCGGCCCGTCACGCAGCTCAGCGGAGGCGAGCTGCAGAGGACGCTCATCGCGCGTGCCCTAGCCCAGGACACCCCGCTCATGCTGCTGGACGAGCCGACTGCACACCTGGACCTGGGCTACCAGGCACGAGCAATGTCTCTGCTGCGCACCTTGTGCGAACGAAGCAAACGCCCCGTGGGAGTGCTCTGCGTGCTGCAAGACCTCAACCTCGCATCCGAATTCTCGGACCGTGTCGCCCTCCTCGTGCCATCGGGAAGTCTGGTCGTCGGTTCACCAGAGGACATCCTGAGCGCACAGCGACTGCGCGACCTGTACGGCCCAGCAGTCACGCTCCTGGAGCGACCGGGTGCCCGGCCCGTCGTCGCCATCTCGCGACATGCGACCGGGGTCGGAGGCTGA
- a CDS encoding ABC transporter ATP-binding protein has product MSVERRVIRMVLAEWRPLALALLCTAGVAGITFAIAKLIEHFVDLATHQDIAGLDRLMIFVAAVAFANFLFARGQMYYMALAAQSMTKKLRAHIFEHLQQMPISYFQRKHAGSLQSTITNDAVVVENGMRLVRDFVSAPLMLVGGCVYLLILNWRLALAALVAMPFMLLIVVNRGRKVRRITRELQDRIGGFVHVLEESLRGVRVIKAFGMENHQIERFDDANESAFRTAMYAQKKISTIKPMLELIGTVGIALVLWIGGRDVAQGVMTGGELMGFLFVAHQMVTAAGGVGNMNATRAQVLAAADRIYREVLDVQSDVRDKPDAKPLPPIAGHIEFDNVSFRYADGTQALSNVSFTVKPGETVAIVGESGAGKSTLADLLLRFYDPTEGRIFIDSYDLRDITAQSLRAQIGVVPQSTLLFSGTIADNIRMGRPNATDQEVEQAAEAAHLAAHLFRGRTNGAAEGLQASATDLSGGERQRVAIARALVRNPRILLLDEATSALDSVSERSIQEAIESNRHQRTLIVIAHRLSTAARADRIVVLRAGRLVEEGNHSELLARDGEYARLYAAYVHGTLEAVLPAD; this is encoded by the coding sequence ATGTCTGTCGAGCGTCGCGTCATCCGCATGGTGCTGGCCGAGTGGCGGCCGCTGGCCCTCGCCTTGCTCTGCACGGCGGGAGTTGCGGGGATCACCTTCGCCATCGCCAAACTAATCGAGCACTTCGTAGACCTCGCTACACATCAGGACATAGCGGGGCTGGACCGCCTGATGATCTTCGTGGCTGCGGTCGCCTTCGCCAACTTCCTCTTCGCGCGTGGGCAAATGTACTACATGGCGCTCGCCGCCCAGAGTATGACCAAGAAACTGCGCGCGCACATCTTCGAGCACCTGCAGCAGATGCCCATCTCCTACTTCCAGCGCAAGCATGCCGGGTCACTCCAGAGCACCATCACGAACGACGCAGTAGTGGTTGAGAACGGAATGCGGCTCGTGCGCGACTTCGTAAGCGCCCCGTTGATGTTGGTGGGCGGCTGCGTGTACCTGCTCATCCTGAACTGGCGGCTCGCTCTAGCCGCATTGGTCGCCATGCCGTTCATGCTCCTCATCGTGGTCAACCGGGGCCGAAAGGTCCGCCGCATCACACGAGAGCTTCAGGACCGAATCGGAGGCTTCGTCCACGTCCTAGAGGAGTCACTCCGCGGCGTCCGGGTGATCAAGGCCTTCGGCATGGAAAATCACCAGATCGAACGCTTCGACGATGCGAACGAGAGCGCCTTCCGCACCGCTATGTATGCACAGAAGAAGATATCCACCATCAAACCGATGCTGGAGCTCATCGGCACGGTCGGCATCGCCTTGGTGCTGTGGATCGGAGGGCGAGACGTCGCGCAAGGCGTGATGACGGGCGGCGAGCTGATGGGTTTCCTATTCGTCGCGCACCAGATGGTTACCGCGGCAGGTGGCGTCGGCAACATGAACGCCACGCGCGCCCAGGTTCTCGCCGCCGCAGACCGAATCTACCGGGAGGTGCTAGACGTCCAGAGCGACGTTCGCGACAAGCCCGATGCGAAGCCGCTACCACCCATTGCCGGGCATATCGAATTCGACAACGTATCGTTCCGCTATGCCGACGGCACACAGGCTCTGTCCAATGTCTCCTTCACCGTGAAGCCCGGTGAAACGGTAGCCATCGTCGGAGAAAGCGGTGCGGGCAAGAGCACTCTGGCCGACCTTCTGCTGCGCTTTTACGACCCCACCGAAGGCCGCATCTTCATCGACTCCTACGACCTGCGGGACATCACGGCACAGTCGCTGCGAGCACAGATCGGCGTCGTGCCCCAGTCCACGCTGCTCTTTTCCGGAACCATCGCAGACAACATCCGCATGGGTCGTCCGAATGCCACCGACCAGGAAGTCGAGCAGGCCGCAGAAGCCGCTCACCTGGCGGCGCACCTCTTTCGTGGCCGGACGAATGGCGCCGCGGAAGGGCTGCAGGCCAGCGCGACCGACCTCTCCGGGGGCGAGCGCCAGCGGGTCGCCATCGCTCGAGCCCTCGTGCGTAACCCACGCATCCTCCTGCTGGACGAGGCGACCTCGGCACTCGACTCCGTCTCGGAAAGGTCCATCCAAGAGGCGATCGAGAGCAATCGTCATCAGCGCACGCTGATCGTCATCGCCCATCGCCTTAGCACCGCAGCACGCGCCGATCGAATCGTCGTGCTGCGAGCCGGTCGTTTGGTGGAGGAGGGCAACCACTCGGAATTGCTGGCTCGAGACGGCGAGTATGCACGGCTCTACGCTGCATACGTGCACGGCACCCTAGAAGCCGTCCTTCCCGCAGACTGA
- the lpxA gene encoding acyl-ACP--UDP-N-acetylglucosamine O-acyltransferase — protein MTDIHPSAIVHPRAELGEGVKIGPYCIIEEDVVLGDGTSLASNVYIGRWTILGKYNEVWPGAVLGGPPQDRKYRGERSYLRIGDQNVIREFVTLHRASGEECATVVGDDNYLMAYCHLGHNVTVGNQVTMANGVGVSGHVTIEDFANIGGLTGVHQFVRIGKVAMVGGMSRIVRDVPPFMLTEGNPANVRDINAVGLRRYGATPDARLSLHKACKLLFRSEMGLSHAIEVVRREVPPCEELDYLLQFVDSGRQGRYGRQDQR, from the coding sequence GTGACGGACATCCACCCATCGGCAATCGTTCACCCCCGTGCCGAACTGGGGGAAGGGGTCAAGATCGGACCCTACTGCATCATCGAGGAGGACGTAGTCCTCGGCGATGGAACGTCGCTCGCCTCCAACGTCTACATCGGTCGCTGGACCATCCTCGGTAAATATAACGAAGTCTGGCCCGGTGCGGTTCTCGGCGGCCCCCCGCAGGATCGTAAGTATCGGGGCGAGCGCAGCTACCTTCGTATCGGCGACCAGAACGTGATACGCGAGTTCGTGACCCTTCACCGAGCTTCGGGTGAAGAGTGTGCCACGGTGGTAGGAGACGATAACTACCTCATGGCATATTGTCACCTCGGGCACAACGTGACTGTCGGTAACCAAGTCACCATGGCGAACGGTGTGGGTGTATCCGGGCATGTCACCATCGAGGACTTCGCGAACATCGGCGGACTGACCGGAGTGCACCAGTTCGTACGAATAGGCAAGGTGGCAATGGTAGGTGGTATGTCACGGATCGTGAGGGACGTGCCACCCTTTATGCTGACCGAAGGCAATCCTGCCAACGTGCGGGACATCAACGCGGTAGGCCTTCGCCGCTATGGCGCCACCCCGGACGCGCGCCTATCCCTGCACAAGGCCTGCAAACTGCTCTTCCGCTCCGAGATGGGTCTCAGCCATGCCATCGAGGTCGTACGTAGAGAGGTACCGCCCTGCGAGGAGTTGGACTACCTACTCCAGTTCGTGGATAGCGGAAGACAGGGTAGGTACGGGCGGCAGGACCAGCGGTAG
- the fabZ gene encoding 3-hydroxyacyl-ACP dehydratase FabZ produces the protein MDVEQIRSLLPHRYPLLLVDRILELEPGKRAVGLKNVTVNEDFFNGHFPGQAIMPGVLVLEAMAQAGAVIMLSHPEHAKKLAVITGCENVRFRRPVVPGDTLVTEVNLLWFKRNIGKISMVGRVNEEIAAEGELTFALTERNGPEEV, from the coding sequence ATGGACGTCGAGCAGATCCGCAGTCTGTTGCCGCATAGGTACCCACTGCTACTCGTGGATCGCATTCTGGAGCTCGAGCCCGGCAAGCGCGCCGTCGGGCTGAAGAACGTCACAGTTAACGAGGACTTCTTCAACGGCCACTTCCCAGGCCAAGCGATCATGCCCGGTGTGTTAGTATTGGAGGCGATGGCACAAGCGGGGGCCGTCATCATGCTGTCGCATCCAGAACATGCCAAGAAGCTCGCCGTGATCACAGGCTGCGAGAACGTCCGGTTCCGACGACCCGTGGTTCCGGGTGACACGCTCGTCACCGAAGTCAACCTGCTATGGTTCAAGCGTAACATCGGCAAGATCAGCATGGTAGGTAGGGTGAATGAGGAGATTGCTGCCGAGGGCGAACTGACTTTCGCGCTCACCGAGCGCAATGGGCCAGAGGAGGTTTAA